The following coding sequences are from one Primulina eburnea isolate SZY01 chromosome 15, ASM2296580v1, whole genome shotgun sequence window:
- the LOC140813856 gene encoding uncharacterized protein codes for MCINDEPHDIQIPHGFFPISSQFDSFSKITIYFFLSIYVEIDRHNKTIPKKVEKFQETHLYLSSSKGMDLKVHENPEPIKDSDEKIEPEELLDELWFFGNLLHCNNSRMFRSFSEPCTSSNHCSKEIFGEKSYEETYESIKKLSGNGESLEFNLVKAPSLPASMKERINESSAAKWGTDPGRSKSSRRILSTNLSRAPSLPTSLRTDEFQDEEVEFSMGKLIRQASMKNSDTMTHVKGVSPSSGIKRHQPRKKPEREIIKMESLEEIRTQPIMKLLRKQNSASIMGSKKCKILAMILRKKTH; via the exons ATGTGTATCAATGATGAACCACATGACATCCAAATCCCACATGGTTTCTTCCCAATCAGCAGCCAATTTGACAGCTTTTCGAAGATAACCATATATTTCTTTTTGTCAATTTATGTGGAAATAGATAGACACAACAAAACCATACCCAAAAAGGTTGAGAAATTTCAAGAAACGCACCTCTATTTATCTTCATCAAAAGGTATGGATcttaaagttcatgaaaatcCAGAGCCCATCAAAGATTCTGATGAGAAGATAGAGCCCGAGGAGCTGTTGGATGAATTGTGGTTCTTTGGAAACTTGCTTCACTGTAATAACTCTAGGATGTTTCGAAGTTTTTCTGAACCTTGCACTTCGTCAAACCATTGCAGTAAAGAGATCTTTGGTGAAAAGTCGTACGAGGAAACCTATGAATCGATCAAGAAACTATCTGGGAACGGTGAATCCCTTGAGTTTAATCTGGTAAAGGCTCCATCTCTGCCAGCTTCCATGAAAGAAAGAATCAATGAAAGCTCTGCCGCAAAATGGGGTACAGATCCTGGAAGAAGCAAATCCAGCAGGAGAATTTTGTCGACGAATCTAAGTCGCGCCCCATCTCTGCCCACGAGTTTGAGAACCGACGAGTTTCAGGACGAAGAGGTTGAATTTTCTATGGGGAAACTGATCAGGCAAGCTTCTATGAAAAATTCGGACACTATGACACATGTAAAG GGCGTGTCACCAAGTTCTGGCATAAAAAGGCATCAACCAAGAAAGAAACCGGAGAGAGAGATCATAAAAATGGAGAGCTTAGAGGAGATTAGAACTCAACCAATAATGAAGCTGCTCAGGAAACAGAATAGTGCTAGTATTATGGGATCCAAAAAATGCAAGATTTTGGCTATGATATTAAGAAAAAAGACACATTGA
- the LOC140814503 gene encoding uncharacterized protein: MRFSQFIGKDKKFRNKFKGKKKHKRLDAICEKTYNRSHQGVQNSDLNKLNDVKKELELRRSSRARRAPVLLDSSPRPPKKRQKVNDLGASSTESVRREFGLKYESPCSSSPNFDGRNGAWGSRLRFKGKWTSYSGSSRGESSLRGKRKLFDGFREDMEIRCNDKKVELVDEKSTIVKSKRPGRIKAANVLANEELDIGSADVEKDDIEYNRDEVFEGMNEGDRLHLEIKLQVRSDIGANNGNLASDLSEREVAAIQKESELGEGHNNVDIENRAENMGIENLACDIVPEQQDIDEAASHRANGDGCHDKPLEDETYENLNRKDNALDDVDRKPRIKLGRRCGLCGGGTDGKPPKLLVLDGMGSDNEIYSGSSASDEYNYDVWDGFGDESGWLGRLLGPINNRFGIAGIWVHQQCAVWSPEVYFAGLGCLKNVRAALYRGRMLKCNRCKRPGATIGCRVDRCPKTYHLPCARAKGCIFDHRKFLIACTDHRHLFQPHGIQNELRLNKMKAKKMRLEVRKKSNDAHRKDIEVEEKWLENCGEDEEFLKRESKRLHRDLRRMAPVYIGGNNSEKRETQFQGWESVAGLQHVVQCMKEVVILPLLYPEYFKNLGLTPPRGVLLHGYPGTGKTLVVRALVGSCAQGDKRIAYFARKGADCLGKYVGDAERQLRLLFQVAEKSQPSIIFFDEIDGLAPCRSKRQDQTHSSVVSTLLALMDGLMSRGSVIVIGATNRPEAVDPALRRPGRFDREIYFPLPLMKDREAILSLHTRNWPKPIGGSLLKWVAKQTVGFAGADLQALCTQAAIVALKRSFPLQEVLSAAETSASQGQFPPIPSILVEERDWLQAFSCAPPPCSQREGGTVVNDVVSSPLDTHLAPCLLQPLTRLLVLLNLDEHIWLPLPLSKASTLVKNVIVSALDRRRVQGDNWWSHVDDLLQEVDVIDEIMKNLSLANVLVGENTNYSSNVTEDDTNETYNAFYPPELQNIGSHTVLRRNMSYTTYNKSGFRMLISGNPRSGQRHLASCLLHCFVGNVDIWKVDLPSISQEGHGDMVHGLTRILMRCTGTNLCMIYMPRIDLWAIDMCNEAREGNYDLSSMEPQSPENLSSEGKSEIDMERDVCPVKVSYLWTLFIKQVESVCVNTSLIILATSELPLSLLPHRVGLFFMSDVASSILGPLDHKVPHFSVQLDGMFDHDKAINTFVVRLSKDMVQHFLVSIYGRYHSRRYSLDEKTYDMVDSVVDRACDNKSGLVRSLSPVPFTNKSIKGKSSLLFAISIVGYQILCYPHFAELCWVTSKLKEGPHANMNGPWKNWPFNSCILRPINSTEKAVAASGSSNIRSKESGLIRGLVAIGLSAYRGEYTSLREVCYDVRKVLEILVERIDDKVKAGKDRTQFIRLLSQVAYLEDMIFSWAYGIHSLEVDPYVSAATTKVCVGSLDSDDVCKHGTSQGDGFGLEVCDRIMHGPELLEESLQDVTAKEGGPADTATVNDDLLNAGEGVEDFRKVPPQHVVLDHPSHYESSLPPNDINLECPEAEIARDKTEFGGTAESFELSNGFAENRCHILVDGQCESGEEHGFEFSSASATNLASDLSSTKVHILYKDTSLKHTYFTNGSVTCFYQCCPDCIVNLQNLLLKNINIEWQHKGSDTGLEDVHDFLSSLSANLHLTLSKLSKGELSCVGRTPDTKYEKQLQCNKCRETLLPECKSLERKLMMNCGCHAKTEKVARTDHSRISSGLNFSFVFRDGVLVSLNEGIDASYHCKFEKLCLCFLIEWLVTSKQEAF; encoded by the exons ATGCGATTTTCGCAGTTTATTGGGAAGGACAAGAAATTTAGGAACAAGTTTAAGGGTAAGAAAAAACACAAGAGATTGGACGCAATCTGTGAAAAAACTTACAATAGGAGTCACCAAGGGGTTCAAAATAGTGATTTGAATAAGCTTAATGATGTAAAGAAGGAATTGGAACTCCGAAGGAGCAGTAGAGCTCGGAGAGCTCCTGTATTACTGGATTCATCGCCTCGGCCTCCAAAAAAGAGGCAAAAGGTTAATGATCTTGGTGCTAGTAGTACTGAAAGTGTTAGAAGAGAATTCGGGCTGAAGTATGAATCACCTTGCTCGAGTTCTCCGAATTTCGATGGACGGAATGGTGCTTGGGGGTCAAGATTGAGATTCAAGGGAAAATGGACAAGTTATTCTGGGAGTTCAAGAGGGGAGTCTTCTTTGAGAGGTAAAAGAAAACTATTTGATGGATTTAGAGAAGACATGGAAATTCGATGTAATGATAAGAAAGTTGAATTAGTAGATGAAAAATCGACAATTGTTAAGTCAAAAAGGCCAGGACGAATTAAAGCTGCCAATGTTTTGGCAAATGAGGAGCTGGATATCGGTTCGGCAGATGTTGAAAAGGATGATATAGAATACAATAGGGATGAGGTGTTTGAAGGGATGAATGAGGGTGACAGGTTACACCTGGAAATCAAGTTGCAAGTTAGAAGTGACATTGGAGCAAACAATGGTAATCTGGCTTCAGATTTGAGTGAGAGAGAAGTGGCCGCCATTCAAAAGGAATCAGAATTGGGAGAAGGTCACAACAATGTTGACATTGAGAACAGGGCTGAAAATATGGGGATTGAAAACCTAGCATGTGATATTGTGCCTGAACAACAAGACATCGATGAAGCTGCAAGTCACCGGGCAAATGGTGATGGATGTCATGATAAACCTTTAGAAGATGAGACATATGAAAACTTAAATAGAAAAGACAATGCTTTAGATGACGTGGATAGAAAACCAAGAATTAAACTAGGGAGACGCTGTGGTTTATGCGGGGGAGGTACTGATGGCAAGCCTCCAAAATTACTTGTGCTGGATGGGATGGGCAGTGACAATGAGATATATAGCGGGTCATCTGCTTCAGATGAATATAATTATGATGTATGGGATGGATTTGGTGATGAATCTGGATGGCTTGGACGGCTTTTGGGTCCCATCAATAATCGTTTTGGCATAGCAGGAATTTGGGTTCATCAGCAATGTGCTGTATGGAGTCCGGAG GTTTATTTTGCTGGTTTGGGCTGCCTGAAAAATGTTAGGGCTGCCCTTTACCGGGGAAGGATGCTGAAATGCAATCGCTGTAAGAGACCTGGAGCTACAATAGGGTGTCGTGTTGATCGATGTCCTAAAACCTACCATCTT CCATGTGCACGAGCCAAAGGTTGCATCTTTGACCATCGCAAGTTTCTCATAGCCTGCACTGATCATCGGCATCTCTTTCAACCTCATGGAATACAGAATGAACTTAGGTTGAACAAAATGAAGGCGAAAAAAATGAGGTTGGAAGTGCGAAAAAAGTCAAATGATGCACATCGAAAGGATATTGAAGTGGAAGAAAAGTGGTTAGAGAACTGTGGGGAGGATGAAGAGTTTCTGAAACGAGAAAGCAAGAGGCTTCATCGAGATTTACGGAGAATGGCACCTGTTTACATTGGAGGTAACAACTCTGAAAAAAGAGAGACCCAATTTCAGGGCTGGGAATCTGTTGCTGGGCTGCAGCATGTCGTCCAGTGCATGAAAGAGGTTGTCATTTTACCACTGTTATAcccagagtattttaaaaatctaggtCTTACACCTCCAAGGGGAGTTCTGTTGCATGGATATCCTGGAACAGGTAAGACATTAGTTGTGCGTGCACTGGTTGGTTCCTGTGCTCAAGGGGACAAAAGGATTGCGTATTTTGCACGCAAAGGTGCAGACTGTCTTGGAAAATATGTTGGTGATGCTGAGCGTCAGCTAAGACTTTTGTTTCAAGTAGCTGAGAAATCTCAACCTTCTATAATTTTTTTCGACGAAATAGATGGTTTAGCCCCTTGCCGCTCTAAGCGGCAAGATCAAACACATAGTTCGGTTGTATCCACTCTGTTGGCCTTGATGGATGGCTTAATGTCCCGAGGTTCAGTTATTGTAATTGGAGCTACTAATCGTCCCGAAGCAGTTGATCCTGCCTTAAGGAGGCCTGGAAGATTTGATAGAGAGATTTATTTCCCACTGCCTTTGATGAAGGACAGAGAAGCTATTCTGTCTTTGCACACTCGGAATTGGCCGAAGCCAATTGGTGGATCATTGCTGAAGTGGGTAGCAAAGCAAACTGTGGGATTTGCTGGTGCTGATCTGCAGGCTCTTTGTACGCAAGCAGCTATAGTTGCTTTAAAGAGGAGCTTCCCCTTGCAAGAGGTTCTCTCAGCTGCTGAAACTAGTGCATCTCAGGGTCAGTTTCCTCCCATTCCTTCCATTTTGGTCGAGGAGAGAGATTGGTTGCAAGCTTTCTCATGCGCACCACCTCCATGTTCTCAAAGAGAAGGTGGAACTGTTGTAAACGATGTGGTTTCTTCACCCCTGGACACCCATCTAGCTCCTTGTCTTCTGCAACCACTGACGAGATTGCTAGTTCTCCTGAATCTAGATGAACACATCTGGTTGCCGCTGCCTCTCAGCAAGGCTTCTACATTGGTTAAAAATGTGATTGTTTCTGCTTTGGACAGGCGGAGAGTGCAGGGCGATAATTGGTGGTCACATGTCGATGATTTGCTTCAAGAAGTGGATGTaatagatgagattatgaaaaatttatccCTTGCAAATGTTCTGGTCGGAGAAAATACGAATTACAGTTCTAATGTGACAGAGGACGATACTAATGAGACTTATAATGCATTTTACCCTCCCGAACTTCAGAACATTGGTTCTCACACTGTGCTTCGAAGAAATATGTCTTACACAACATACAATAAATCAGGATTTCGCATGCTGATTTCTGGAAATCCGAGATCTGGCCAGAGGCATCTTGCATCTTGTCTCCTTCACTGTTTTGTTGGCAATGTTGATATTTGGAAAGTGGACTTGCCTAGTATCTCTCAAGAAGGTCATGGAGACATGGTTCATGGGTTGACACGAATACTGA TGAGATGCACAGGTACAAATTTGTGTATGATATATATGCCAAGAATTGATTTGTGGGCTATCGATATGTGTAATGAAGCCAGAGAAGGCAACTATGATTTATCTTCAATGGAACCTCAATCCCCTGAAAATTTATCTTCGGAGGGGAAGAGTGAAATTGACATGGAACGTGACGTGTGTCCTGTTAAAGTCTCATATCTTTGGACCTTATTCATCAAGCAGGTGGAATCTGTGTGTGTAAATACATCCTTGATAATTCTG GCCACGTCGGAATTGCCACTATCATTATTGCCTCATAGAGTTGGGCTGTTTTTTATGAGTGATGTTGCAAGTAGTATCTTGGGTCCTCTGGACCATAAGGTGCCGCATTTCTCTGTGCAGCTTGACGGGATGTTTGATCATGATAAGGCGATTAATACATTTGTTGTGAGATTGTCAAAGGATATGGTGCAGCACTTCCTTGTCTCAATTTATGGTAGATATCACTCTCGTAGGTACTCATTGGATGAGAAAACTTATGATATGGTTGACAGTGTTGTGGATAGAGCTTGTGATAATAAATCCGGTCTGGTCCGGTCCCTCAGTCCAGTTCCATTTACAAATAAAAGTATTAAAGGAAAATCAAGCTTGCTGTTCGCAATCTCAATTGTAGGCTATCAGATTTTATGCTATCCTCATTTTGCTGAACTTTGTTGGGTCACATCCAAGCTGAAAGAAGGTCCTCATGCCAACATGAATGGACCATGGAAAAACTGGCCCTTCAATTCTTGCATTCTTCGTCCAATCAATTCGACAGAGAAGGCAGTGGCTGCCTCTGGTTCCAGCAATATCAGAAGTAAAGAATCTGGTTTAATTAGAGGACTTGTTGCTATTGGTTTATCAGCATATAGAGGTGAATACACCTCCCTCAGGGAAGTCTGCTATGATGTTCGGAAAGTTCTAGAAATTCTTGTTGAAAGAATTGATGATAAAGTTAAAGCTGGAAAAGACAGAACCCAGTTTATTCGTCTCCTATCACAAGTTGCTTATCTCGAAGACATGATTTTCAGTTGGGCATATGGCATACACAG TTTGGAGGTGGATCCTTATGTTTCAGCGGCAACCACCAAAGTTTGCGTGGGATCCTTGGATAGTGATGATGTCTGCAAGCATGGTACTTCTCAAGGTGATGGCTTTGGTCTAGAAGTTTGTGACAGAATCATGCATGGACCAGAACTACTTGAAGAAAGTCTGCAGGACGTTACTGCTAAAGAGGGTGGACCTGCTGATACAGCTACAGTTAATGATGATCTGTTAAATGCTGGTGAAGGAGTGGAGGATTTCAGAAAAGTTCCTCCCCAGCACGTTGTCCTGGATCATCCTTCCCATTATGAAAGCAGTTTGCCACCAAATGATATTAATTTAGAGTGTCCAGAGGCTGAAATTGCCAGAGATAAGACAGAATTTGGAGGGACTGCTGAATCGTTCGAACTTTCCAATGGTTTTGCAGAGAATCGCTGTCATATCCTTGTAGATGGTCAATGTGAATCCGGTGAAGAGCATGGTTTTGAGTTTTCTTCTGCAAGTGCCACTAACCTGGCTAGTGATCTGTCATCGACTAAAGTTCATATCTTATACAAAGATACGTCTTTGAAGCATACCTATTTCACCAATGGTTCTGTCACGTGCTTTTACCAATGTTGTCCTGACTGCATTGTCAACCTCCAGAATCTATTgcttaaaaatataaacatcGAATGGCAACACAAAGGAAGTGATACGGGCTTGGAGGATGTTCATGATTTTCTTTCCTCGTTATCTGCTAATCTGCACTTAACACTGAGCAAGCTATCTAAGGGTGAATTATCGTGTGTTGGTAGAACACCAGACACCAAGTATGAGAAACAACTCCAGTGTAACAAATGCAGGGAAACACTTCTTCCTGAATGTAAAAGCTTGGAACGAAAATTGATGATGAACTGTGGTTGTCATGCAAAGACTGAGAAAGTAGCTAGAACAGATCATTCTCGGATTTCATCTGGGCTAAATTTTAGCTTCGTGTTTAGGGACGGCGTGCTGGTTAGTTTAAATGAAGGTATAGATGCTTCATATCATTGTAAATTTGAGAAATTATGTCTTTGTTTCCTGATAGAGTGGTTGGTAACGAGCAAGCAAGAAGCCTTTTGA
- the LOC140813857 gene encoding uncharacterized protein, whose amino-acid sequence MEGWKEDYLDIVLVPLGILLMIAYHLSLLYRYLKCPHTTDIGYENHTKRAWVERMYLAEAKDRGTAISVISSNITAATALSSVCLLLSSLIGTWIGSSATKNISIFTNILVYGSTSSSTVFIKFVSLLSCFLVAFACFVQTAKYFVHANFLISMPNNDIPVTCVVKEVIKGSNYWLAGIRSLFLATNLLVWIFGPIPMFCCSVIMVVVLVIIDRNTTPLHPYAPVGESHDLSNKIDNGKNAVANAS is encoded by the exons ATGGAGGGTTGGAAGGAGGATTACCTGGATATTGTCTTAGTTCCGCTTGGGATTCTCCTCATGATTGCTTATCATCTCTCCCTTCTCTACAGATACCTGAAATGTCCTCACACCACAGACATTGGATACGAGAATCATACTAAGAGAGCTTGGGTTGAAAGAATGTACCTG GCGGAAGCGAAGGACAGAGGGACTGCAATATCAGTGATCAGCAGTAACATAACAGCAGCTACAGCACTTTCGTCAGTCTGTCTATTACTCAGTTCCCTAATTGGAACATGGATCGGGAGCTCTGCCACGAAAAACATAAGCATCTTCACAAATATATTGGTATACGGAAGTACAAGTTCGTCCACGGTGTTCATCAAGTTCGTATCTCTACTTTCTTGTTTCTTGGTGGCCTTCGCCTGTTTTGTTCAAACAGCAAAGTACTTTGTTCATGCGAATTTCCTCATCAGCATGCCGAATAACGACATTCCGGTGACTTGCGTGGTAAAAGAGGTGATAAAGGGGAGCAACTATTGGTTGGCTGGGATAAGATCACTGTTTTTAGCCACCAATTTGCTGGTATGGATCTTCGGTCCCATACCGATGTTTTGCTGCTCGGTGATTATGGTGGTGGtgttggttattattgatcGGAATACGACACCTCTGCATCCGTATGCTCCTGTTGGAGAAAGCCATGATTTGTCCAACAAGATTGATAATGGAAAAAACGCCGTCGCTAATGCatcttag